The DNA window CGAGCAGCAACAGGTACCCCGATCTATAGCCCCGGCGTATATCCAGCAGGGCACCAAAGGCGAATAACCCATGCAGGATCCCGCTCAGTCCCACGTAGCCCCACAATTGCGGATAGCCAAGATACAGGCCCAGGCCCTCGAGGGTACACAGTGCCAGCAGCAGTGCCAGCAAGGGCCAGATGCGGTAATGAAAATGATGCAAACTGTAGATAACCCACAGACCGGCCAGATTCATCAACAGGTGCCAATGATTGGTGTGCAGCAGATTACCGCTGATAAGGCGCCAGTATTCGCCCTGATCTATGGCGTCGCGGCGAAAAGCCAACACATCGTCCAGGGACAAAAAGAAAAGACCAATGCTCACTAGGGAAACTATCAGCGGCGCCAACCAGGCCCTGCTCGGACTGCTCAGCGCGGACATTTGCTGTCCAGAGCTTCAGTTACCGCGTCTTTATGATTGAGGTAGTCCTCCAGACCGCGGCTGCGCAGATGGCAGGCCGGGCAGTCGCCACAGCCATCACCCTGAATGCCGTTATAGCAGGTGAGGGTATGATGACGCACCAGTTCCAGCTGGCCATAGCGGTCCGCCAGGGCCCAAGTTTCGGCTTTGTTTAGCCACATCAGCGGCGTGCGGATCTCCAGGGGCCTGTCCATCCCCAGCACCAATGCCTTGGCCATGGCCTGGATAAATTCGTTGCGACAATCCGGATAGCCGGAAAAGTCGGTTTCGCATACACCGGTTATGACGGTATCGGCACCGAGTTGATAAGCGTATATCCCCGCCAAAGTCAGAAACAGTATGTTGCGGCCGGGTACAAAGGTGTTCGGCAGGCCATTGTCCATTAATTCATGGGATACCGGAATGGCATCACGGGTGAGTGCGGAGATAGCCAGCTCGCCCAACAGCGACACGTCCATTATCTTGTGACTGGCCACTCCCAAGCGGCTGGTGAGGGCCTTGGCGACTTCTATTTCTGCCACATGGCGTTGACCATAGTCGAAGGTAATGGCATGCACTTCATCAAATTGTGCCAGGGCCTGAATAAGACAGGTGGTGGAATCCTGGCCACCACTGAAAACAACAA is part of the Shewanella cyperi genome and encodes:
- the queC gene encoding 7-cyano-7-deazaguanine synthase QueC, with protein sequence MSKAVKSKAVVVFSGGQDSTTCLIQALAQFDEVHAITFDYGQRHVAEIEVAKALTSRLGVASHKIMDVSLLGELAISALTRDAIPVSHELMDNGLPNTFVPGRNILFLTLAGIYAYQLGADTVITGVCETDFSGYPDCRNEFIQAMAKALVLGMDRPLEIRTPLMWLNKAETWALADRYGQLELVRHHTLTCYNGIQGDGCGDCPACHLRSRGLEDYLNHKDAVTEALDSKCPR
- the rrtA gene encoding rhombosortase — translated: MSALSSPSRAWLAPLIVSLVSIGLFFLSLDDVLAFRRDAIDQGEYWRLISGNLLHTNHWHLLMNLAGLWVIYSLHHFHYRIWPLLALLLALCTLEGLGLYLGYPQLWGYVGLSGILHGLFAFGALLDIRRGYRSGYLLLLGVILKVSWENTMGASDGVTELIGARVATESHLVGLVSGIALGLLWLVAATQLKPGKEQIGAGH